The sequence below is a genomic window from Dyadobacter chenwenxiniae.
TGTAGACCATGATGATGCCAATGACATTACCCAGGATGTTTTCATTAAAGCATGGACGGCGCTGGAAAATTTCAGGGGCGATGCCAAGTTTTACACGTGGCTTTACCGGATCGCCAGTAATGAGGCCATTAACTTTCTAAACAAAAAAAGAAAGCGCTTTTTCATTTCAATCAATGACGTAGAAAGCGAGCTGAGCGAAAAACTAGAAGCAGATCCATTGATAAGCGGAGACGCCATTCAGCTGAAATTACAGAAAGCATTATTAAAATTACCAGAAAAGCAAAGACTGGTTTTTAACCTCAAATACTTTGAAGAACTGCCTTATGAGGAGATTTCTCAAATTACCGGCACGTCGGTAGGCGCGTTAAAAGCTTCATACCATTGGGCTTCAAAAAAAATTGAGGATTATTTAAACGAAACAGATTAAACCATTGCAAACTAGTTTGGTCAAACATTTACAAGAGTGGAAATATAAATAATCATGGATAATAAGCGTATACGACTGGATGATCTGAAGAAGGAAGTCCCTTTCCAGGTTCCGGAGGACTATTTTGACAAATTGCCTCAGATGATCCAATCAAGAATCCCTTCGGAACCTGTTCGCAAGCCTGTAATAGGCTGGTCATGGCAGCGTTCGCTGGCGCTTGTGTCGGCAATGGCTTTGATTTTCGTGCTTGTATGGGTAACCGTTCCGGAACGTCAGGGGTCGCTGGGGCAGGAGCCGCTGAGTGGCATCAGCAATGCGTCCATCGTTAGTTACCTGGAAGATCAGGATATGAGTTATTATGATTTAAGTGAGCATAAAGTTGTTCAAAAGGCGTTTGACACGGATTCCACTGTACTTTATTACCTTGACGGGCTGGAAGATGACATTCTCCGTCAGCAATTGCAGGAATCGGCGTCGGGCATTGAGACGATTTGACCCTAACATTAACTATAAAATGAACTTACAACATATTACCAGACACCGAAATTTATTGGCCATCCTCTTCATAGCAATGCTTTCTATCACAACGGCTAGCGCACAGAGGAAATCGGAGGAAGAAATAAAGAGAATACAGGACGCCAAGGTTGCCATTATCACCAACCGTTTGAACCTGACACCGGAGCAGTCGACCGGATTCTGGCCGGTTTATAATGAATATTCCCAGAAACGCAGAGAGATTCATCGTGCGCAAAAAAAGATTATTAATGATAAAAAGGCAGAAGGCCAAACGGATGACCAGGTCTTAAATAACCTGAAAGAAGTGCAGGACCTGCGTCAGAAAGAACTTGATCTTGAAAAAGAATACCAAACCCGGTTTTTAAAAGTAATTACTGCAAGTCAAGTGATCGAACTGTATAAGGCTGAACGTACATTCAATGATATGCTTATACAACGTTTGAAGAACAAATGAAAAACTGAAAAATTTAACCGCTTTTTCGGCTTATTACAAATCGTTATTCCCACTAATTGGCTTCGGCCGGTTGTGGGATTTTTTATGCAAAAAAATAGCCGGAATGTTCCCGGCTATTTTAAATCAGTAATCGAATGTCAGCAATGTCAGTGGCCGCCGACTACTTCCACGCCACTAATGCCTTTGGTCTCCACGGTAATGTTCCGCAGAGGAGCTGCATGTTTCTTGAAATCCTGGATGATTTCGAGCACATCATAGTCAATGTTCATTGACTTGCTGCCGTCTATGACCACTGTGGCGTTGTCGGGCAGGTTATCCAATGTGGCACTGATGCTTCCTTTGTTCAGAAATGTCACTTCCTCAGACAAGATCAATGTGATCACATCGCCATCTCTGTGTTTCTCTTTCACATAATGGTAAGAGTGCTTGTAATTTTTTCTCAGGATAAAATATATGGCAACCACCATCCCAATCGCAATTCCTTTTAGTAAATCTGTACTCAGGATAGCAATAATGGTCACTATAAACGGGATAAATTGTTCTTTGCCCAATTGATACATCCCTTTGTAGAGAGAAAATTTGGACAATTTATAACCTACCATTAGAAGCACAGCGGCAAGCGATGCCAATGGAATGTAATTTAAGAACGTTGGAATAAAAAGGGCGGAAAGCAGCAAGATGGATCCATGTGTGATGGTAGCCATTTTCGTTCTTCCGCCTGAATCGATATTGGCAGAGCTTCGCACAATCACCTGTGTAATGGGCAAACCGCCGATCATACCTGAGGTGATGTTCCCGATTCCTTGCGCGATCAGCTCGCGGTTAGTTGGCGTGCTGCGCTTGAAAGGATCTAACTTGTCGGTCGCTTCAACGCATAACAATGTTTCGAGGCTGGCAACAATCGCTAATGTCAGACCGATTGTATAAGTTTCGACCCGCGTAATGGCGGAAAAATCAGGCGATTTGAAAAAGCTGAAAAACTCGTTCGCGGAAGATGCAACTGGTAATTGTACCAAATGGTCCCCCGACAACGCCCAGTCCGGGAATGATTTTGAAAATAATATATTGAGCAAAATACCTGTAACTACCACGAACAATGCACCTGGTACAAAACGAAAAAGCTGGATCTTTTTCATAAATGGCCGGTCAAACAGCATCAGCAAGCCGAGCGAGATCAGGGAAATAATGATGGCACCGGTACTGCTGTATTTCACCGCATTCAAAAGCTCGGTAAATGTATTCTGGCCGTCTTTCTGGGCAAATGCTTCGTCACCCATGAAGTCCGCATCATAGCCGAATGCGTGCGGGATTTCCTTTAAAATAAGGGTTATCCCAATGGCAGCCAGCATTCCTTTGATCACAGACGAAGGGAAATAATAGCCAATAATGCCTGCTTTCATAATTCCGGCAATAACCTGAAGAATCCCGGCAATGACCACGGCCAGAAGAAACGCCTCAAAGCTGCCCAAGGTGTCCAATGCATTGAGCACGATCACGACAAGTCCTGCAGCAGGACCGGAAACCCCAAGCGAGGATCCACTGATGGCCCCAACAACAATGCCGCCGATCATCCCGGCAATGATACCGGAAAACAGAAGATCTGAACGCCCTGTCGAAGCCAAGGCCACGCCAAGGCATAATGGTAACGCAACCAGATAAACGACCAGCCCGGCCGGGACATCATACTTAAGGTTGGAAAATAAACTCTTTTTATCTGCTGACATACGATTATTTCGAATAAATCAAGTTGAAATCAAAAGCAAATACGATATCAGGCGATAACAGGAACATCCATCCTATATACATTCTCCATATCATTTGCACTGTCCATCGTAACGCCCAGATCCTGAAGAACGCCGGTTCCGACTGCGTAGACAACTCCGTGAACTTGTAAAGGCTTCTTGTTCAACCAAGCGTTCTGCACAATTGAAGTTTTAGCAAGGTCCATAACCTGCTCGATCACATTGAGTTCGACAAACCGGTCCGTTCTCTTCTTCGTGTCTTCTATGGCGTTAAGTTCTTCCTGGTGAAGTCTGTAAACATCTTTAATGTGGCGCAGCCAGTTGTCGATAAGACCTACCTGCTTGTTGCCCATGGCAGCAGCAACCCCGCCGCAACCGTAATGACCGCAAACGATAATGTGCTGAACGCCAAGCACGTTTACAGAATAATCCAGTACGCTAAGCATGCTCATATCCGTGTGAATAACCATATTGGCAATGTTGCGGTGTACGAAAATATCGCCAGGCATTGTGCCGGTGAGGGCATTGGCAGGAACGCGGCTATCGGAGCAGCCTATCCACAGGAATTTCGGGCTTTGTCCGTTCGCTAGTTTGGTGAAGAATTCAGGATCTTGCTGATTTGTTTCTTCGACCCATTTTTTATTATTTTCAAATAACTGGTTATACGACTTAATCATGATTTTTGGATTGAATTAGATTGAATAGGAGAACTTAGACGATACTTCCCGGCGAAATGTGTACGCACAAATTCACAGGAGCACCATGCTCATAAAATAAATAATGCCAGAAAAATCAGATTAATTCGGGTGGCGGAGAGAGCAGCTTTAACGAAATTTCGTTTTGAAACCCGGTAGAGTAGGAGAAAGTATTTCGGAGAGGAATTGATAAAATATATTTATCAACATTGAAGGAATGAGAAATCAACAACTGGTCGTCGTTGATTTTCTCAACTTCCGTTTTTTCATTATCACAAGTGCCGGTATCGCAAACCACAGACGCCTTTTCCTTCACCAGCAAAAGGCTGGCTACATCTGTGGCTTTACAGATGAGGAAGGTCGTGAGCAATATGAGACAGAGTGTTCGCAGCAATGTGAATTAATTAATTTTTACTTAGCCTTCCATTGTTTTTCGTTGTTTTCCAGCCAGCGTCCAACCAGGAACGCAGAACCGAGAAGAACCACATAAAAAACGATCATTATGATTGTCATTTCCATAAAAAAGCAATTTATACACTACTTAACGTTAACAAAATTAAATAAAAAATGTCTCAGACCGTTCAACTAATCAAAAAATTAAAGGACTCCCTTGGTTGAAGGCATGAAATCGAGTGCTTTCAAATCACGTCTTACGGCCATTTTTATTGCCTTCGCGAATGCTTTAAATATCGATTCGATCTTATGATGCTCATTGTCACCGCTTACCCGAATATTTAAATTAGAGAGTGATGTGTCGGAAAATGATTTGAAAAAGTGAAAAAACATTTCGGTCGGCATTTCACCAATCTTCTCTCTTTTAAACTCGGCATCCCAAACAATCCACGGCCGACCGGAAAAATCAATGGCAACCTGGGCGAGGGCTTCATCCATAGGAAGCAAAAACCCATATCTGCTGATGCCGCGCTTATCGCCAATGGCCTGCCGGTAAGCTTCACCCAGTGCCAGCGCTGTGTCTTCAATGGTGTGATGTTCATCAATGTGCAAATCGCCTTCGACGTGGATAGACAAATCTGCTCCGGAATGTCTTGCTAGTTGATCCAGCATGTGATCGAAGAATCCAAGTCCTGTATGAATGTCGGATCTGCCGCTTCCGTCGAGGTTTAGGTCAACCTTGATCTGCGTTTCTTTTGTATTCCGTTCGACAGATGCGGTTCTGGAAGGCAATTTTAAATGTTCGTAGATAGCATCCCAATCCCTGGAAACGAAGCTTGTTACCGCATTCATTTCTGTGGATAAGCCAGCTTCGGGTGTTTTATCCAAAACCAAGATTGCCTTTGCTCCCAGGTTAACCGCGAGTTGCACGTCCGTCAGACGATCACCGATCACGTAACTGTTGGACAGGTCATATTCGTCTGAAAAGTAAGCAG
It includes:
- a CDS encoding RNA polymerase sigma factor; translation: MTDEELLSLFENPETRRNAFSQLVRKYQQKVYWLVRKMVVDHDDANDITQDVFIKAWTALENFRGDAKFYTWLYRIASNEAINFLNKKRKRFFISINDVESELSEKLEADPLISGDAIQLKLQKALLKLPEKQRLVFNLKYFEELPYEEISQITGTSVGALKASYHWASKKIEDYLNETD
- the hisB gene encoding bifunctional histidinol-phosphatase/imidazoleglycerol-phosphate dehydratase HisB; the protein is MKKVLFIDRDGTIIVEPPTDFQVDSLEKLEFLPKAISALRKIAEETDYELVMVTNQDGLGTDSFPEPTFWPAHNKMLQTLAGENIHFADIYIDRSFPEDNLPTRKPGTGMLTAYFSDEYDLSNSYVIGDRLTDVQLAVNLGAKAILVLDKTPEAGLSTEMNAVTSFVSRDWDAIYEHLKLPSRTASVERNTKETQIKVDLNLDGSGRSDIHTGLGFFDHMLDQLARHSGADLSIHVEGDLHIDEHHTIEDTALALGEAYRQAIGDKRGISRYGFLLPMDEALAQVAIDFSGRPWIVWDAEFKREKIGEMPTEMFFHFFKSFSDTSLSNLNIRVSGDNEHHKIESIFKAFAKAIKMAVRRDLKALDFMPSTKGVL
- the can gene encoding carbonate dehydratase, with the translated sequence MIKSYNQLFENNKKWVEETNQQDPEFFTKLANGQSPKFLWIGCSDSRVPANALTGTMPGDIFVHRNIANMVIHTDMSMLSVLDYSVNVLGVQHIIVCGHYGCGGVAAAMGNKQVGLIDNWLRHIKDVYRLHQEELNAIEDTKKRTDRFVELNVIEQVMDLAKTSIVQNAWLNKKPLQVHGVVYAVGTGVLQDLGVTMDSANDMENVYRMDVPVIA
- a CDS encoding SulP family inorganic anion transporter; this translates as MSADKKSLFSNLKYDVPAGLVVYLVALPLCLGVALASTGRSDLLFSGIIAGMIGGIVVGAISGSSLGVSGPAAGLVVIVLNALDTLGSFEAFLLAVVIAGILQVIAGIMKAGIIGYYFPSSVIKGMLAAIGITLILKEIPHAFGYDADFMGDEAFAQKDGQNTFTELLNAVKYSSTGAIIISLISLGLLMLFDRPFMKKIQLFRFVPGALFVVVTGILLNILFSKSFPDWALSGDHLVQLPVASSANEFFSFFKSPDFSAITRVETYTIGLTLAIVASLETLLCVEATDKLDPFKRSTPTNRELIAQGIGNITSGMIGGLPITQVIVRSSANIDSGGRTKMATITHGSILLLSALFIPTFLNYIPLASLAAVLLMVGYKLSKFSLYKGMYQLGKEQFIPFIVTIIAILSTDLLKGIAIGMVVAIYFILRKNYKHSYHYVKEKHRDGDVITLILSEEVTFLNKGSISATLDNLPDNATVVIDGSKSMNIDYDVLEIIQDFKKHAAPLRNITVETKGISGVEVVGGH